Part of the Aureitalea marina genome, TGTGGTTAATTTTTGTTCTTCTTGTCGTTTTACTTTGTAGATCCAATACCCGCCTGAGGCGATGATGGCCAGGCTGGAAACAACCACAGTCATCATAAAATATTCCCGAGGAACAAATCGGGTAGATATTTCAGCGGCCAGGGCTGCATAAAGCCCGACCACACTCCAACCCATTACCTTCAGGTGGATGATGTACCAATGTTTGATGTGTTTTCTCAACCAGGCCGGGATCATTCCCATGATCAGTGTAATGAAACTGATCAGCGCCAGGACATGAAATAATCCAAATCCTCCAAAAAGATTGTAAAGCCCAAAAGCGGTCCCGTTTACTAGAACCATACTTCCCACATAGGCATAACCGATCTTTTTGTGAAAGGCAGTTCCTTTCTTGTTCAGTAAGACCACTGTTCCGAAGATCAGGGCCAGTATGGCTGTGAGGGTGTGCACAATTCCGAGGGTTCCGCTAAACATGGTTCTTTCTTTTCGTTTAGAAGATCTGCATCAGTATGATGATGAAGATTAAGGTTAGATAAAGGATTACAGATTGCATGATTATTTATTTAATGTTCGTTTTTGATTGATTGATCTTGATGGTACAAATATCTTGAGGGGCTGCAGGCTTGACAATTGATTCAGACTGAACTGTCATATTTGATTACCCAATTGTCATTTCCCTATAAATTGTCCAGTTGATTGTCCGTTCCATCTTCGCTAAGCGTCCAGAAAAAGCCCACAAAGAAGAACTGATCTGCAGCCGGTAATAAGGGCCTTCTGGCAAAGTTTCCGTTCATATCTGGGGTATTGGCATATTGATATCCGTTCACATTGTTAAATCCAAAGACATTGTTAACTGATACGTAGAGGATCTTTTGTTGTGAGATCAGGTAGGCCCAGTTTACACTAAAACTGTTATACGACTTGGTGTTGCTTTGCAGAAAGCCGGGAATATTCGGATCCGTATAGGTCCTGCCAGAGCCAAACTGATAGGCACCACCAATCTGGCTCTTCCAGTCTGGTATCCACCATTTGACCACCAGGGACAGGTTGTGTGCATTTGCAAAAGGTGGCGTGGCCTCTTCCGGGTAATTCAGGTAGGTCCGTTTGCTGTCCAGGTAGGAATAGCTGGCCCAATAATCCACGTTCTGAATGGATTGGTTATCTCTCCAGAACAGATCCAGACCTTGGGCATAACCGTCGCCGGCATTACCAAAATTACTTCCAAACCCAGGGAATTCTCCATCGTAGGTAACCAGGTCCTTATAGCGCTTGTGGTAAAGCTCTGCCCGGAATATACGGTTATTGGCCCTCCACTGATAGTTGGCGATAAAGTGTCGGGTCATGGTCTCGGTGAAGTCTGTATTGAACTTTAGGAACTCGTTGCTTGGCTGCTGGTAAAAATCGCCATAGGCCAGAGACAACTGCCCATTGGGGTTGGTCTTGACAGCCATGGAAAGTCGAGGCGAAAGTGTGGTGGAATCAAACAGTCCGCTGTACTCTCCCCTCAGACCCAATTTAAAGGCCAGGCTACGGGAAAATACGATATCCGATTCTGCATAAAGCGCAGTGATGCTATTGTTAAAACCATAGCGCAGATCCACCTGATCGGCGTCGAATTCCTCAATAAAATCGGTCAAGAACTGCTCTGCACCAAAATTGAGCTTCACCTTGCTGTTAAACCGTTTTCTCAGGTTAACCTTCAGGTGACCGGAATTTTCAAGATCATCGACTTTAGACTGATCAAAGTTGACCTTGGTCCGCGCGTAGGTATAGCTACCCCAGCAAATAGATTCCATTTGTTACCCAAGTCTGTGCGATAGCTGGCATTGGTATAAAAGTTATTGTTGTTCAAACCAAAGTACACTCCTTCCGGGAAGTTGATGTCTTCCTGGGTTAGGGCGAAGTCGCTGTGATCGAATGCCGCATAGAACTTCAACAGCCCCTTCCCCAATTGCTGGCGCACCACCGTCTCGCCCGATGCCGTCTCGAAAGGTTTGTCCCAGTCGTTCCTGTCCGGATAGATGGCCAGGTAAGGTGCCAGGTTGATGTAGTTGGCATTCACACTGACCGATCCCTTATCCCATTTCTGGGTATTTCCCAGTCCGAGACCAACACTCATAATGGATATGTCCGTCTTCTCCTGAACCGGTTCGTCTATGGTATTAAGGAGCAGTACAGAAGAAAGCGCCTGACCAAACTCGGCGGAATACCCACCGGTAGAAAAGGTGATACCGTCAAATAGGAACGGGGAATACCGTCCACGGGTCGGGGCATTGTTGGTGGTAGGCGTGTATGGCGTAAAAACGCGGATCCCGTCAATGAAGATCTGGGTCTCACCGGCCTCCCCACCCCTAACGAAAAGGCGTCCGTCCTCCGCAACCGTAGTGGTTCCCGGCAAAGTCTGCAAGGCTCCCACAAAGTCGCCAAGCGCACTGGCTGTGGTGACCACATCCAATGGTTTAAGCACACTGATCTTGCTATTGTCCCCTGCCGAAAAACTTCCAGCCGAGATCACCACAGTTTCCAAAGAGTTCACGTCCTCGGTCAGCGCTACTTCCAAATCTTGCATTTGGGAGACATCGGCGCTCATACTAATTGGTTCATAAGAAACATAGCTTACCTGCAACAGTTGCAGGCCACTTTTGTTCGTTTCAAAGGAGAACCGGCCTTCCATATCGGAGGAGGCTCCATCGTATGTTCCTTCCAGATAAATATTGGCTCCCATGATGGGTTGGCCGGCCTTATCGGTGACCACACCCGAGATGGTGGTCTGGGCCACCGCCAATTGGGAGCATACAAAGAGAATGATTCGGATGATTAATTTGTTCATGATTGATGTTGATTTGAGGACAAAACTCGTATCGCAGCAGTTCCAACCATAAACTTTGAGACCCAATTGTCGAAATTTCGGGACCAACTGTCAAGCAATTTCCGTTGGCGTTCTAATCATACATTTTTGGCATATATGCGTATCTTTAGGAAAAAATCAACAACTATGAAACGAATTCTACTCTTATCATTTACCTTATTTACTGTCCTGGGTTTAAGGGCACAGGATACCTTTAGTATTATAGCCGTGGATCCCGAGACGGGAGAAGTGGGCTCGGCCGGAGCCTCCTGTGTTCAGGGTATAGGTGATGTCGATCTCAGTGACATCATTAGCGACATCATTCCAGGTCGTGGAGGAATTAATGCCCAAGCCCTGGTCTGTGTACCCAACCCTAATCTAGATAGCGGGATCGATTTGATGGATGGAGGAGCCTCACCCCAGGAAGTGATCGATTTCCTGTTGGCCAACGATGCCTGTGGGGCTGGCGGCCCTCAAGACCGGCAATACGGGGTTGTGGACTTCGATACGGAAGGCAATCCGCGCTCAGCCGGCTTTACTGGTAGTCAGAACCAAGCCTATGCAGAAGATCGTCAGGGCCCTACCTACAGCATTCAAGGGAACATCCTCCTGGATCAGTCTGTTCTGGACAATATGGAAGACAATTTCAACAATACCGAAGGGACATTGGCAGATCGACTCATGTCCGCCTTGCAAGGAGCTAATTTTGCCGGTGCAGATTCACGTTGTTTAGAAGAAGGAACATCCTCTACTGTTGCTTACATTATGGTGTATAAGGAAGATGATGCTCCCGGAAATCCCTACTTAAAACTGAATGTTGGAGAGCTACCTGCAGGAGAAGAACCCATCGATGCGCTGCAAGAGCTTTATGATGCATTCCTGGGAACGGACAACATTGCGCTCAGTCAGAACATTGGTTTGAGCCCTAACCCAGTAACTGACAGGTTGAACATTATGACGGTGGATGGTATCAGAGTAGATCAAGTCAGTGTTTTCGACATAAGCGGTAAACAACTCATGCAGATAAACAATTCGGGTAGCAGTCAGATCTACCTGGATACGGCCAGTCTTCCTGCCGGAGTATATTTTGCAAGGATATTGACCGATCAGGGATCCTTGACAAAACGCTTTATCAAGCAATAGGAGTTTATAACCACATCAATGAACCATCCTTAGGGATGGTTTTTTTGTTTTTAGTATCTTGATTTCTACTAAAACAACCACCATGAGCGACCAGGAAAAAGTAACGGCCTACATTGGCAAGCACGAGAGATGGAGTGAGCAACTGACGCAGCTTCGCAGTATTTTTGAGCGGACCGAACTGAAAGAGGAGGTCAAATGGGGTTCTCCTACCTACACCCTAAACGGCAAGCTGGTGGCGGGAATGGCAGCCTTTAAAAATCACTATGCCATCTGGTTCCACCAGGGGGTTTTCCTAAAGGATCCGGCTGGTGTTATGCACAACGCCCAGGAAGGCAAGACCAAGGCTATGCGCCAATGGAAGTTCTCGGAAACCGATACTATTGACGACAAGGTTGTTTTAGCTTATATCAACGAAGCCACTGAAAACTGCCGCCAAGGCAAAGTGGTTACACCTCAGCGAAAGACCGGGGTGGATGTCCCCCAGCAACTGCAGGATCAGCTGGATACAGATAATGATCTAAAAACCGCATTTGAAGGATTAACACCCGGTAAACAGCGGGAATATGCCGGTTATATTGCAGAAGCCAAGCGCGAAGCCACCAAGCAATCCCGCTTGGAGAAGATCATTCCTATGATACTGGCCGGAAAGGGACTTTACGATAAGTACAAGGATTGTTGAGATCTGGAATAGAATTTGTAGCCTCATTGGCTAAACAAAATCCTTTCCCTATGAAAACAGATCGCTACACCCGATTTATTCTTACGATAATCGCTATTTGCCTGAGTATTAACCTGACTTTGCAATTGGGATTGATTGAACCTGCTTTTGCAGCAACACCCGATTCTTATATTCCAGATGTTCCAGCATTGGAAAAGACGATTCCAGCAACCAACACCATCGATGTGCGCATCGTGGACATCAATACCTATGACGAACTCAACGTCAATATTAAGTCCATCGATAGTTACGAGGAGATGAAAGTGAATATCAAATCCATCGACACTCAAGATGAACTGGATGTCAACCTGGATGAGATCGGCGGTCAGTGGATCAGTTCAGGGGATCCCCTACCTGTGAAACTGGACTAGGAAATTGCTTTTCGCTTAAACGGACGGATGATCAACCGGGCTGCCCGGTCGTAATTGATGTAGTTATAGGTCCAATTAAAAAAGGTGATCACCCGATTTCGGAAACCAACGAGGAACCACAGGTGAACAAACATCCAGACCATCCAGGCAAAGAACCCGGAAAACCGGTATCTACCAATATCACAAACGGCCTTGTTACGTCCAATGGTTGCCATGGTCCCCTTGTCAAAATATCGGAAAGCCCTCATTGGTTTTCCGGCCAGGTGGCGAACCAGGTTCTTCCCCAGGTTCTTTCCTTGCTGAATGGCCGGTTGGGCCACTTGAGGGTGACCGTTCGGATAGCGCTCGGTCTTCATTAGGGCAACATCCCCTAGAGCATAAACCTGTTCCATACCTTCAATCTCATTGAAGGCGTTCACGGGATAGCGGTTGGCCCTGGGAACATAGGCCGACTCGTGCAGACCGGCTACACTATTCCCGGTGACTCCCGCTGACCAGATAAAGGTTGCGGCGGGGATCTCTTGTCCCGTTTGCGTCTTAACCACCTCTTGGTCATAGTCCGTCACCAAGGTGTTGAGCAAGACCTCTACTCCCATCCTTTCTAAAAATTGCTGGGATTTTTTAGAGGCAAACTCGCTCATGGCTACCAATACCCGTCCACTGCCTTCGATGAGCACAACACGCATATCGCTTCTGTCCAGGTATTGATAATCTTTTCCCAATATACCTTTCCGAAACTCGGCCAAAGCACCGGCTAGCTCCACTCCCGTCGGACCCGCGCCCGCTATGACAAAGGTGAGCAACTGTTTGCGACGGGAGGCGTTCTCCTCCCGATCTGCCTTTTCGATATTCTGTAGCATCAGACTTCGGATATCCAGTGCCTGAGCCACCGTTTTCATAGGCATGCTGTTCCGCTCGATCTGAGCATTCCCAAAATAATTCGTTTTTGTGCCCGTCGCAATGATCAGGTAATCGTATGACAGCGTTCCAATGTTGGTCAGGATAGTCTTCTTTTCAGGATCGATCCGTTCCACTTGGGCCATCCGAAAATGAAAGTCCTTATGCTTTCTAAAGACCTTTCGCAGGGGATAGGCGATGGAATCGGGCTCCAACCCTGCGGTAGAGACCTGGTAAAGTAAGGGTTGAAAGGTGTGGTAGTTGTGGCGATCGAAAAGAACGATCTGGGCAGGGACTCGAGTTAATTGCCGTATCGCAGAGATTCCGGCAAATCCTCCTCCGATGACAACGATCCTGGGAAGATCCGTGGCGGGTATATTCATACATTTGCCTTGTCTGTCAAAGGTACGATTTACCCCAATCCAAACCAGCTGCACGCCTTGAATTTTTTACCTATTTTGTAACAATTCCTACACTT contains:
- a CDS encoding DUF2306 domain-containing protein; its protein translation is MFSGTLGIVHTLTAILALIFGTVVLLNKKGTAFHKKIGYAYVGSMVLVNGTAFGLYNLFGGFGLFHVLALISFITLIMGMIPAWLRKHIKHWYIIHLKVMGWSVVGLYAALAAEISTRFVPREYFMMTVVVSSLAIIASGGYWIYKVKRQEEQKLTTK
- a CDS encoding TonB-dependent receptor, which codes for MESICWGSYTYARTKVNFDQSKVDDLENSGHLKVNLRKRFNSKVKLNFGAEQFLTDFIEEFDADQVDLRYGFNNSITALYAESDIVFSRSLAFKLGLRGEYSGLFDSTTLSPRLSMAVKTNPNGQLSLAYGDFYQQPSNEFLKFNTDFTETMTRHFIANYQWRANNRIFRAELYHKRYKDLVTYDGEFPGFGSNFGNAGDGYAQGLDLFWRDNQSIQNVDYWASYSYLDSKRTYLNYPEEATPPFANAHNLSLVVKWWIPDWKSQIGGAYQFGSGRTYTDPNIPGFLQSNTKSYNSFSVNWAYLISQQKILYVSVNNVFGFNNVNGYQYANTPDMNGNFARRPLLPAADQFFFVGFFWTLSEDGTDNQLDNL
- a CDS encoding TonB-dependent receptor yields the protein MNKLIIRIILFVCSQLAVAQTTISGVVTDKAGQPIMGANIYLEGTYDGASSDMEGRFSFETNKSGLQLLQVSYVSYEPISMSADVSQMQDLEVALTEDVNSLETVVISAGSFSAGDNSKISVLKPLDVVTTASALGDFVGALQTLPGTTTVAEDGRLFVRGGEAGETQIFIDGIRVFTPYTPTTNNAPTRGRYSPFLFDGITFSTGGYSAEFGQALSSVLLLNTIDEPVQEKTDISIMSVGLGLGNTQKWDKGSVSVNANYINLAPYLAIYPDRNDWDKPFETASGETVVRQQLGKGLLKFYAAFDHSDFALTQEDINFPEGVYFGLNNNNFYTNASYRTDLGNKWNLFAGVAIPTRGPRSTLISLKSMILKIPVT
- a CDS encoding DUF1028 domain-containing protein; protein product: MKRILLLSFTLFTVLGLRAQDTFSIIAVDPETGEVGSAGASCVQGIGDVDLSDIISDIIPGRGGINAQALVCVPNPNLDSGIDLMDGGASPQEVIDFLLANDACGAGGPQDRQYGVVDFDTEGNPRSAGFTGSQNQAYAEDRQGPTYSIQGNILLDQSVLDNMEDNFNNTEGTLADRLMSALQGANFAGADSRCLEEGTSSTVAYIMVYKEDDAPGNPYLKLNVGELPAGEEPIDALQELYDAFLGTDNIALSQNIGLSPNPVTDRLNIMTVDGIRVDQVSVFDISGKQLMQINNSGSSQIYLDTASLPAGVYFARILTDQGSLTKRFIKQ
- a CDS encoding YdeI/OmpD-associated family protein, whose product is MSDQEKVTAYIGKHERWSEQLTQLRSIFERTELKEEVKWGSPTYTLNGKLVAGMAAFKNHYAIWFHQGVFLKDPAGVMHNAQEGKTKAMRQWKFSETDTIDDKVVLAYINEATENCRQGKVVTPQRKTGVDVPQQLQDQLDTDNDLKTAFEGLTPGKQREYAGYIAEAKREATKQSRLEKIIPMILAGKGLYDKYKDC
- a CDS encoding NAD(P)/FAD-dependent oxidoreductase, coding for MNIPATDLPRIVVIGGGFAGISAIRQLTRVPAQIVLFDRHNYHTFQPLLYQVSTAGLEPDSIAYPLRKVFRKHKDFHFRMAQVERIDPEKKTILTNIGTLSYDYLIIATGTKTNYFGNAQIERNSMPMKTVAQALDIRSLMLQNIEKADREENASRRKQLLTFVIAGAGPTGVELAGALAEFRKGILGKDYQYLDRSDMRVVLIEGSGRVLVAMSEFASKKSQQFLERMGVEVLLNTLVTDYDQEVVKTQTGQEIPAATFIWSAGVTGNSVAGLHESAYVPRANRYPVNAFNEIEGMEQVYALGDVALMKTERYPNGHPQVAQPAIQQGKNLGKNLVRHLAGKPMRAFRYFDKGTMATIGRNKAVCDIGRYRFSGFFAWMVWMFVHLWFLVGFRNRVITFFNWTYNYINYDRAARLIIRPFKRKAIS